DNA from Lentibacillus amyloliquefaciens:
ACATGCATTTGAGGAGGTGGGCGATAAACTGAACCGCACTTCAGCTGCATGTGGTTTTCGCTGGAATGCTGAAGTAAGAAATACGTATAACGATGCAATAGAACTTGCAAAACGGCAAAGAAAAGACAAGAAACGTGCAGATGCTAAAAAAGCCAGACAACCGGTTGCTGCCATTCAGGAAAATAAGAATCAACATGCTGATAAAGGATCCGTTGATACCGTATATGATGATACGGCACAATCAATAACGATTGATTCTGTCATTCAATTTCTCAAACAGTTAGATAAAGACTATCAGGCTTCCAATCAATCAAAACAATCACTTGAACAAATGGGACAGGAAAATGAAACGTTAAAGAAACAGGTTAATCAATTGGAGAACAAATTGAAACAGACGGCAAAACAGCTTGAGACAGTTCAGGAAGATTATCAGGTGTTTATGCAAATAATGGACAGGGCACGAAAAATGACCGTGTTTGACGATAAGGATTCAGTACAAGCACCATCTTTCCAAATGGATAAGAATGGAAATTTACAGCAAGTTGCAGACGGTCCTTCCAATCAGTAATTGTTTGTTTGTAAACGTGATCTATTCAAAACATATTCTGCATAGGCTGCAGAAAACAGCCTTACAATAAATTGAGCGGGGTAAGAACCCGCTCAATAAAGTTTTGTTTTATGTATCTATCAATCCCAATTGTGCCGTCTGTTTTATGGTTTTGATCCCGCTCCAGGCAGGTGGGTGCCCTGTTCCATATATAATTGTGCTTCCCCTTTTCCAAGGCTTGCACGCAATATGAAAACCTATGCAGACTCCCAATTATATAAGTGTTCGGTCAAAACGAATGTACTAGACGTACACATCAGGATTGAAAGATTTTTATCTTATCGGTTTATAAATTTATCTTAACACACATATATATTTTTTTCAATATTCACTTTTATAAAATTTACATCCCGGTAGTTAAAACGATTGGTCAATCAACTGATTTTTTATCATTAACCTGGATTGACAGTTCGTTCAATTGTTCATCGCTGACCTGGTTTGGTGCATTTGTCAGCAAATCGGAAGCAGAAGCTGTTTTTGGAAATAGGATTGTATCTCTAAGGTTGGACCTGCCCGCCAGCAGCATGACAAACCTGTCGAGTCCTAATGCAATTCCCCCGTGCGGCGGTGCACCATATTGCAATGCTTCCAGTAAAAATCCGAACTGATCTTCAGCTTCTTCTTCAGAAAATCCTAACACTTCAAACATTTTATCCTGCAT
Protein-coding regions in this window:
- a CDS encoding RsfA family transcriptional regulator, producing MAKVRQDAWSHEDDLLLAETVLRHIREGSTQLHAFEEVGDKLNRTSAACGFRWNAEVRNTYNDAIELAKRQRKDKKRADAKKARQPVAAIQENKNQHADKGSVDTVYDDTAQSITIDSVIQFLKQLDKDYQASNQSKQSLEQMGQENETLKKQVNQLENKLKQTAKQLETVQEDYQVFMQIMDRARKMTVFDDKDSVQAPSFQMDKNGNLQQVADGPSNQ